Proteins from a genomic interval of Kribbella aluminosa:
- a CDS encoding alpha/beta fold hydrolase codes for MISYTIPRMHVREHTVDVPMDWNSPGESISLFARELVDPARKDEELPYLLYLQGGPGGKGPRPVSASGWIGQALKTHRVVLMDQRGTGRSTPVSGRRMSAMTAEDGAEYLAHFRADSIVADAEHLRKTVFGGKRWSTLGQSYGGFLTLTYLSKASEGLSACYVTGGLASIDPSAAEVYRRTYPRVAAKNREFYRRYPHNVERVGRLADRLAEDDVRLPDGDRLTVRRLQSLGIDFGMQPGYERIHWLLDEAFDGDELSDTFLGQVLAQSSYLGNPLFAALQESIYGSGDGATGWAAEAERARRPEFAEDARPLLFTGEMMYPWMFEEIRGLRPFQRAVELLAERPGWPELYDLEKLAANDVPVAAAVYFDDMYVDSGLQLDTASRVGNVQAWVTNEYEHDGLGSDRVFERLTELVASIGGGVRDQ; via the coding sequence ATGATCAGCTACACGATTCCTCGAATGCATGTCCGCGAGCACACCGTCGACGTTCCCATGGACTGGAACAGCCCGGGGGAGTCGATCAGCCTGTTCGCGCGGGAGCTGGTTGATCCGGCCAGGAAGGACGAGGAGCTGCCGTACCTCCTGTATCTGCAGGGCGGGCCCGGTGGGAAGGGGCCGCGGCCGGTCAGCGCGTCGGGGTGGATCGGGCAGGCGTTGAAGACGCATCGGGTCGTGCTGATGGATCAGCGCGGTACCGGTCGCAGTACGCCGGTGAGCGGCCGCCGGATGTCGGCGATGACGGCCGAGGACGGCGCGGAGTACCTCGCGCACTTCCGGGCGGACTCGATCGTCGCGGATGCCGAGCACCTGCGGAAGACCGTGTTCGGCGGCAAGCGCTGGTCGACGCTCGGCCAGAGCTACGGCGGATTCCTGACGCTCACCTACCTGTCCAAGGCGAGCGAGGGGCTGTCGGCCTGCTACGTCACCGGCGGGCTGGCGTCGATCGACCCGTCGGCCGCCGAGGTCTACCGGCGGACCTACCCGCGGGTCGCGGCGAAGAACCGCGAGTTCTACCGGAGGTACCCGCACAACGTCGAGCGGGTCGGCAGGCTGGCGGACCGGCTGGCCGAGGACGACGTACGGCTGCCGGACGGCGACCGTCTGACCGTACGCCGGTTGCAGTCGCTCGGGATCGACTTCGGGATGCAGCCCGGGTACGAGCGGATCCACTGGCTGCTCGACGAGGCGTTCGACGGCGACGAGCTGTCCGACACGTTCCTGGGCCAGGTCCTCGCCCAGTCGTCGTACCTCGGGAATCCGCTGTTCGCGGCGCTCCAGGAGAGCATCTACGGATCCGGCGACGGCGCGACCGGCTGGGCGGCCGAGGCGGAGCGGGCCCGGCGTCCGGAGTTCGCCGAGGACGCCCGGCCGCTGCTGTTCACCGGCGAGATGATGTACCCCTGGATGTTCGAGGAGATCCGCGGGCTGCGGCCGTTCCAGCGCGCCGTCGAGCTGCTCGCCGAACGCCCGGGCTGGCCGGAGCTGTACGACCTCGAGAAGCTCGCCGCGAACGACGTACCGGTCGCGGCCGCGGTGTACTTCGACGACATGTACGTCGACTCCGGGCTGCAGCTGGACACCGCGAGCCGGGTCGGGAACGTGCAGGCCTGGGTGACGAACGAGTACGAGCACGACGGGCTCGGGTCGGACCGGGTGTTCGAGCGGCTGACCGAGCTGGTCGCCTCGATCGGGGGTGGCGTCCGGGATCAGTGA
- a CDS encoding ABC transporter ATP-binding protein, whose protein sequence is MSKKTPPRLAVQGLQHKYGDRPVIEGLNFTLAAGKAIALVGPNGAGKTTVLKCIVGAAAPAAGKILLDGQPIDERAEAVRRDVATLLDDLDFFPDLTAAEHLDLLARAHGNAEPEDLVDTILNDIGLLPAADQLPGSLSSGQRRRLALATALVRPRKLMVLDEPEARLDTDGVQWLSDRLVQEKKSGTAILFASHDPGLVETVADSVVTLTPLP, encoded by the coding sequence GTGAGCAAGAAGACGCCGCCGCGGCTCGCGGTCCAGGGGCTGCAGCACAAGTACGGCGACCGCCCGGTGATCGAGGGGCTGAACTTCACCCTCGCCGCCGGGAAGGCGATCGCGCTGGTCGGGCCGAACGGCGCCGGCAAGACGACCGTGCTCAAGTGCATCGTCGGTGCGGCGGCGCCGGCGGCCGGGAAGATCCTGCTCGACGGGCAGCCGATCGACGAACGTGCCGAAGCGGTACGGCGGGACGTCGCGACGCTGCTCGACGACCTGGACTTCTTCCCGGACCTGACCGCGGCCGAGCACCTCGACCTGCTCGCCCGCGCGCACGGCAACGCCGAACCGGAGGACCTGGTCGACACGATCCTGAACGACATCGGGCTGCTGCCCGCCGCCGACCAGCTGCCCGGGTCGCTGTCCTCGGGTCAGCGCCGCCGCCTCGCGCTGGCGACCGCGCTGGTCCGCCCGCGCAAGCTGATGGTGCTCGACGAGCCCGAGGCCCGGCTCGACACCGACGGTGTGCAGTGGCTGTCCGACCGGCTGGTCCAGGAGAAGAAGTCCGGTACGGCGATCCTGTTCGCCAGCCACGACCCCGGCCTGGTCGAGACGGTGGCGGACTCCGTCGTCACGCTCACCCCGCTGCCATGA
- a CDS encoding carbohydrate kinase family protein produces MRIAVAGSIATDILMTFPGRFKDQFLEEQMHKVSLSFLVDELVVHRGGVGANICYGMAQLGYPSMLVGSVGADFAEYGAALTAAGVDVSHVRVCENVHTARFTCTTDLDANQIASFYTGAMAEARELDLGAIHQAAGGVDLVLIGADDPDAMLKHTQLAGQHGIPVAADPSQQLARMEGEAIRTLIDGAAYLFSNEYEAGLMAQKTGWSHDEILERVGVRITTHGGDGVVIEDTTGILAKVPAVPAPDLVDPTGGGDAFRAGYLTGRAYGLDHEAAAHLGCTLATTVLETVGTQEYTLDHPTFLDRLTSAYGANAAATAKQALTTR; encoded by the coding sequence ATGCGTATCGCCGTCGCCGGATCGATCGCGACCGACATCCTGATGACGTTCCCGGGCCGGTTCAAGGACCAGTTCCTGGAAGAACAGATGCACAAGGTGTCGCTGTCCTTCCTGGTCGACGAGCTGGTCGTGCACCGCGGTGGGGTCGGCGCGAACATCTGCTACGGCATGGCCCAGCTCGGGTACCCGTCGATGCTGGTCGGCTCGGTCGGCGCCGACTTCGCCGAGTACGGCGCGGCGCTGACCGCGGCCGGCGTGGACGTGTCGCACGTCCGCGTGTGCGAGAACGTACACACCGCGCGGTTCACCTGTACGACGGACCTGGACGCGAACCAGATCGCCTCGTTCTACACCGGCGCGATGGCCGAGGCCCGCGAGCTCGACCTGGGCGCGATCCACCAGGCCGCCGGCGGCGTCGACCTGGTCCTGATCGGCGCCGACGACCCGGACGCGATGCTCAAGCACACCCAGCTCGCCGGGCAGCACGGGATCCCGGTCGCGGCCGACCCGTCGCAGCAGCTCGCCCGGATGGAGGGCGAAGCGATCCGGACGCTGATCGACGGCGCGGCGTACCTGTTCAGCAACGAGTACGAGGCCGGGCTGATGGCGCAGAAGACCGGCTGGAGCCACGACGAGATCCTCGAGCGGGTCGGGGTCCGGATCACCACGCACGGCGGCGACGGCGTGGTGATCGAGGACACCACCGGCATCCTCGCGAAGGTCCCTGCCGTCCCCGCGCCGGATCTGGTGGACCCGACCGGCGGCGGCGACGCGTTCCGGGCCGGATACCTCACCGGCCGCGCCTACGGCCTCGACCACGAAGCCGCCGCGCACCTCGGCTGCACCCTCGCCACCACGGTCCTGGAGACCGTCGGCACGCAGGAGTACACCCTCGATCACCCGACCTTCCTCGACCGGCTCACCAGCGCGTACGGCGCGAACGCCGCCGCCACCGCGAAGCAGGCCCTCACGACGCGCTAG
- a CDS encoding PadR family transcriptional regulator: MVAEKVFTQLRRGTLEYCVLALLQGEPRYGFELVKALGEVDGLVTTEGTIYPLLARLRREGLVETSWQESGSGPPRRYYTSTPEGSRALAEFTADWQRFCTSVDKILQSGRRG; encoded by the coding sequence ATGGTAGCGGAGAAGGTCTTCACGCAGCTGCGCCGCGGGACGCTCGAGTACTGCGTGCTGGCGCTGTTGCAGGGAGAGCCCCGTTACGGTTTCGAGTTGGTCAAGGCGCTCGGTGAGGTCGACGGACTGGTCACCACCGAAGGCACGATCTACCCACTCCTCGCGCGGTTGCGGCGCGAGGGGCTGGTGGAGACGAGCTGGCAGGAGTCCGGGTCCGGCCCACCGCGGCGCTACTACACATCGACACCCGAGGGCAGCCGGGCACTGGCCGAGTTCACCGCGGACTGGCAACGGTTCTGTACGTCGGTCGACAAGATCTTGCAGAGTGGGAGACGGGGATGA
- a CDS encoding MarR family winged helix-turn-helix transcriptional regulator, whose product MSAGPGQVLFEFVRHWSRRTAPEVAEQGRLVLVVESVYAVSGRRAATINAVAHEIGIDQSGASRMVKEATAAGYLELRAADGDARRREVSVTDAGLELLEQAHAWQEEVFEQLTTGWSERRRTQFRRDLLSLLERSHPSH is encoded by the coding sequence ATGAGCGCGGGACCGGGGCAGGTGCTGTTCGAGTTCGTCCGGCACTGGTCACGACGTACGGCGCCAGAAGTCGCCGAGCAGGGGCGGCTCGTCCTGGTGGTCGAGTCCGTGTACGCCGTGAGCGGGCGGCGGGCCGCGACGATCAACGCGGTCGCGCACGAGATCGGGATCGACCAGAGCGGGGCATCCCGGATGGTGAAGGAGGCGACGGCCGCCGGCTATCTCGAACTGCGAGCCGCGGACGGCGATGCGCGTCGGCGTGAGGTGAGCGTCACGGACGCCGGGCTCGAGTTGCTCGAGCAGGCGCATGCCTGGCAGGAGGAGGTGTTCGAGCAACTCACCACAGGCTGGAGCGAGCGTCGTCGTACCCAGTTCCGCCGGGACCTGCTGAGTCTTCTCGAACGGTCGCACCCCTCGCACTGA
- a CDS encoding DUF2252 domain-containing protein, whose protein sequence is MPALVPIRHGRMLVSPFTFYRGAALVMAADLAETTPTGLDVQLCGDAHLSNFGAYASPDRRLVFDINDFDETLPGPFEWDVKRLAASFVVAGRDNGFSSKQCRTVVETVVRHYREAMREFAGQPILAVWYARLDIEELVQRYKATATSGGRKELKAAEGKLAKAYTRNSMQAIGKLTSSVDGRRRIVSDPPLVVPMEELTDIDGPVVLGQLQQLVEGYRGTLQQDRRHLLDNYRLTDVAHKVVGVGSVGTRAWIMLLESTNADEALLLQAKQAGPSALSTYAVPPATLRHANQGERVVAGQRLMQAASDIFLGWLRADTADGEQDYYVRQLRDWKLSADIDSLNPEAMTLYARLCGWTLARAHAGSGDRLALAAYLGKSTRFDQAISTFATTYANLNQTDHQTFTQAAHSGRIQARPGV, encoded by the coding sequence GTGCCCGCGCTGGTGCCGATCCGGCACGGGCGGATGCTGGTGTCGCCGTTCACGTTCTACCGCGGCGCGGCTCTGGTGATGGCGGCGGATCTTGCGGAGACCACGCCGACCGGTCTCGATGTCCAGCTGTGCGGGGATGCGCATCTGTCGAACTTCGGTGCGTACGCGTCGCCTGATCGGCGGCTGGTGTTCGACATCAACGACTTCGACGAGACGCTGCCGGGGCCGTTCGAGTGGGACGTGAAACGGCTGGCGGCGAGCTTCGTCGTGGCCGGGCGTGACAACGGGTTCAGTTCGAAGCAGTGCCGGACGGTCGTGGAGACCGTCGTGCGGCACTACCGGGAGGCGATGCGGGAGTTCGCCGGTCAGCCGATCCTGGCGGTCTGGTACGCGCGGCTCGACATCGAGGAGCTCGTCCAGCGGTACAAGGCGACGGCGACGTCGGGCGGGCGGAAGGAGCTGAAGGCGGCCGAGGGGAAGCTGGCGAAGGCGTACACGCGGAACAGCATGCAGGCGATCGGCAAGCTCACCTCGTCGGTCGACGGGCGCCGGCGGATCGTCTCGGACCCGCCGTTGGTCGTCCCGATGGAGGAACTCACCGACATCGACGGGCCGGTGGTGCTCGGCCAGCTGCAGCAACTCGTCGAGGGGTACCGCGGCACGCTGCAGCAGGACCGGCGGCACCTCCTCGACAACTACCGGCTCACCGACGTCGCCCACAAGGTCGTCGGCGTCGGCAGCGTCGGTACCCGCGCGTGGATCATGCTGCTGGAGTCGACGAACGCCGACGAGGCACTTCTCCTCCAGGCCAAGCAGGCCGGACCGTCCGCGCTGTCGACGTACGCCGTCCCGCCCGCAACGCTGAGGCACGCGAACCAGGGCGAACGCGTGGTCGCCGGGCAACGCCTGATGCAGGCCGCCAGCGACATCTTCCTCGGCTGGCTCCGCGCCGACACGGCCGACGGCGAACAGGACTACTACGTCCGCCAGCTCCGCGACTGGAAACTCTCCGCCGACATCGATTCCCTCAACCCCGAAGCCATGACCCTGTACGCCCGCCTCTGCGGCTGGACCCTGGCCCGAGCCCACGCCGGCTCCGGCGACCGCCTCGCCCTGGCCGCGTACCTGGGCAAATCCACCCGCTTCGACCAGGCCATCTCCACCTTCGCCACCACCTACGCCAACCTCAACCAGACCGACCACCAAACCTTCACCCAGGCCGCCCACTCCGGCCGAATCCAGGCCCGGCCCGGCGTCTGA
- a CDS encoding DUF6297 family protein: MTAADEPVGFDAAAFGAIPSSRSLRRWMRTTRRKHADRSFGEIFEDVYLVLFTLAMAGATGGNVVRHLNSNAATCTSWTCGQVTSWIPWIVLPLLLATTLRVLLAIGPVSASRATGFWLLATPVNRASLLRPAYRLVIATVAVVGVLVGALIWALLGAPVSHILEAAVLIGAALVCAAVATVWAQQTVRRTWWTSRVADLLLLVAVVPAVALAVRPGLTKRASMETIVLTFEDPHPAGFGSSGAVLLLSALAVVVCLASVFVMSRTLDRLGRISVIAGGELLAGLAGAASSLDVSMLGDVIAGRHWRLKGRVRSHRGRGANGAAIVQREFRRILRWPRRLAVAFALLVVPYAVHGAGFHVLVPIAAAIAGFIAVRPLLDGLRTACRSTGLVRALGWDLRDLRIVMAVVPAFTTVVWAACAYPAIGSAASTFAVAAGIISGTVRQASARPPSYAGPLVTSPMGAIPPGLFSQPARGFDLLVVCLAPVLLNLPNLWVTIIPAVVLMLMFSVRPKTA, encoded by the coding sequence ATGACCGCGGCGGACGAGCCGGTGGGGTTCGACGCGGCGGCATTCGGGGCGATCCCGTCGTCGCGGTCGCTGCGGCGGTGGATGCGGACGACCCGGCGCAAGCACGCGGACCGTTCGTTCGGGGAGATCTTCGAGGACGTGTACCTGGTCCTGTTCACGCTGGCGATGGCTGGCGCGACCGGCGGCAACGTCGTACGGCACCTGAACTCGAACGCCGCGACCTGTACGTCGTGGACCTGCGGCCAGGTCACCTCGTGGATCCCGTGGATCGTCCTGCCGTTGCTCCTGGCAACCACCCTCCGGGTACTGCTCGCAATCGGCCCGGTGTCGGCGTCCCGCGCCACGGGGTTCTGGTTGCTCGCCACCCCGGTCAACCGGGCCTCCCTGCTGCGACCGGCGTACCGGCTGGTGATCGCGACGGTCGCGGTGGTCGGCGTGCTCGTCGGCGCCCTGATCTGGGCACTGCTCGGCGCACCGGTGAGCCACATCCTCGAAGCCGCTGTGCTGATCGGTGCAGCGCTCGTGTGTGCGGCTGTCGCCACGGTGTGGGCACAGCAGACGGTACGGCGTACCTGGTGGACGTCGCGGGTCGCGGATCTGCTGCTGCTCGTCGCGGTGGTTCCGGCGGTGGCCCTCGCTGTGCGCCCCGGCCTCACGAAGCGTGCCTCGATGGAGACGATCGTCCTGACCTTCGAGGATCCACACCCTGCAGGCTTCGGTAGCAGCGGCGCGGTCCTGCTGCTGTCCGCGCTGGCTGTGGTGGTGTGCCTCGCGTCGGTGTTCGTCATGTCGCGGACGCTCGACCGGCTCGGGCGGATCAGCGTGATCGCCGGCGGCGAGTTGCTGGCCGGGCTGGCGGGCGCGGCGAGCAGTCTGGACGTCAGCATGCTCGGGGACGTGATCGCCGGGCGGCACTGGCGGCTGAAGGGGCGGGTTCGCTCGCACCGCGGCCGGGGCGCGAACGGTGCTGCGATCGTGCAGCGCGAGTTCCGCCGGATCCTCCGCTGGCCGCGCCGCCTCGCCGTTGCCTTCGCCTTGCTCGTGGTGCCGTACGCCGTGCACGGGGCCGGGTTCCACGTACTCGTTCCGATCGCGGCCGCCATCGCCGGGTTCATCGCCGTACGTCCGTTGCTCGACGGTCTGCGGACCGCGTGCCGCTCGACCGGACTGGTGCGTGCGCTCGGCTGGGATCTCCGCGACCTGCGGATCGTGATGGCCGTCGTGCCGGCGTTCACCACCGTCGTCTGGGCGGCCTGCGCGTACCCGGCGATCGGCAGCGCGGCGTCGACCTTCGCCGTTGCCGCGGGCATCATCTCCGGCACCGTCCGGCAGGCCTCCGCGCGGCCGCCGTCGTACGCCGGACCGCTCGTCACCTCGCCGATGGGCGCGATCCCGCCCGGGCTGTTCTCGCAGCCGGCCCGCGGGTTCGACCTGCTGGTGGTCTGCCTGGCGCCGGTGCTGCTCAACCTGCCCAACCTCTGGGTGACGATCATCCCGGCCGTCGTACTGATGCTGATGTTCAGCGTCCGGCCGAAGACCGCCTGA
- a CDS encoding HAAS signaling domain-containing protein: MSMELDSDRLVDAYLNELATEAAELPAGRRDELLADMKAHIAEARAGGATSEDEIREVLQRLGRPSEIVAAATDGLVRVEIPPRLRPQDFVAVGLLLVAPYLLSVSWLVAVIGWGIGLGLLWTSNRWTAIWKLIGTLSWPLGYAAALVLDMFFQAPIQVSLVADTVVSLGLIVALALNARAPRQAS; encoded by the coding sequence ATGAGCATGGAACTGGACAGCGATCGCCTGGTCGACGCGTACCTGAACGAGCTGGCCACGGAGGCCGCGGAGCTGCCGGCCGGACGGCGCGACGAGTTGCTCGCCGACATGAAGGCGCACATCGCCGAGGCGCGTGCGGGCGGTGCGACGTCCGAGGACGAGATCCGCGAGGTGCTGCAGCGGCTCGGCCGGCCGAGCGAGATCGTCGCCGCAGCCACCGACGGCCTGGTGCGGGTCGAGATCCCGCCGCGGCTGCGCCCGCAGGACTTCGTCGCGGTCGGGCTGCTGCTGGTCGCGCCGTACCTGCTGTCGGTCAGCTGGCTGGTGGCCGTGATCGGGTGGGGGATCGGCCTCGGACTGCTCTGGACGTCGAACCGCTGGACCGCGATCTGGAAGCTGATCGGCACCCTGTCCTGGCCGCTCGGGTACGCCGCGGCGCTGGTGCTGGATATGTTCTTCCAGGCCCCGATCCAGGTCAGCCTGGTGGCCGACACAGTGGTCTCGCTCGGGCTGATCGTCGCCCTGGCGCTGAACGCCCGCGCGCCGCGTCAGGCTTCGTAG
- a CDS encoding LLM class flavin-dependent oxidoreductase, whose product MTFLWYIPNQVDPGHRGDDTVQGHNSIDRLTELARLTEDHGWSGALLGTGWGRPDTLTVATALAARTTTFQPLAAIRPGYWHPAHFASAASTLDQLTGGRLLINIVSGQDNLAAYGDSEGDQPQRYARTKEFLQLVRRLWTAEDVTYDGEYFSVSGSTVATRPVVREGRPHPTLYFGGASDAAQRVAATDADVQLFWGEPLDGVAARIAKLRELEGELGREHPPLEFGLRITTLVRDTTEEAWADAEAKVAQMADAPGYRDPLRVKAVGQQRLLELAERGEVLDDNLYTAPGKYGGGGAGTTWLVGSPDDVAKSLRRYRDLGITHFILSDTPYRDETVRIGDQLLPLLT is encoded by the coding sequence ATGACTTTCCTCTGGTACATCCCGAACCAGGTCGACCCCGGTCATCGCGGGGACGACACCGTCCAGGGACACAACAGCATCGATCGGCTGACCGAGCTCGCCCGCCTGACCGAGGACCACGGCTGGTCCGGCGCGCTGCTCGGCACCGGCTGGGGCCGGCCGGACACGCTCACGGTCGCGACCGCACTCGCCGCCCGTACGACGACGTTCCAGCCGCTGGCCGCGATCCGCCCCGGGTACTGGCATCCGGCGCACTTCGCGTCCGCCGCGAGCACGCTCGACCAGCTCACCGGCGGACGGCTGCTGATCAACATCGTCTCCGGCCAGGACAACCTCGCCGCGTACGGCGACAGCGAGGGCGACCAGCCGCAGCGCTACGCCCGGACGAAGGAGTTTCTCCAACTGGTACGGCGATTGTGGACCGCGGAGGACGTGACGTACGACGGCGAGTACTTCTCGGTCAGCGGATCCACCGTCGCCACCCGGCCCGTCGTACGGGAAGGCCGCCCGCATCCCACGCTGTACTTCGGTGGCGCCTCCGACGCGGCACAACGCGTCGCCGCGACCGATGCCGACGTACAACTCTTCTGGGGTGAGCCGCTCGACGGCGTCGCGGCCCGGATCGCGAAGCTGCGGGAGCTGGAGGGTGAGCTCGGCCGCGAGCACCCGCCGCTGGAGTTCGGGCTGCGGATCACCACGCTCGTCCGCGACACCACCGAGGAGGCGTGGGCCGACGCCGAGGCGAAGGTCGCGCAGATGGCGGACGCGCCCGGCTACCGGGATCCGCTCCGGGTGAAAGCCGTCGGTCAGCAGCGTCTCCTCGAACTCGCCGAACGCGGCGAGGTGCTCGACGACAACCTGTACACCGCCCCTGGCAAGTACGGCGGTGGCGGCGCCGGCACCACCTGGCTGGTCGGCTCCCCCGACGACGTCGCGAAGTCCCTCCGCCGCTACCGCGACCTCGGCATCACCCACTTCATCCTCTCCGACACCCCGTACCGCGACGAGACCGTCCGCATCGGCGACCAGCTGCTCCCGCTGCTCACCTGA
- a CDS encoding GntR family transcriptional regulator, producing the protein MTADSIGPLPSVRRLAHRENLRDSVANALRAAVISGELKPGEVYSAPTLGARFGVSATPVREAMLDLVREGLVISLRNKGFRVTEVSDADLDNLAALRQLIEPPTVRDVVAAIPAADYPRLRELAEDIVVAAEAGDLVAYIEADRVFHVTLLAYSGNQKLVDVVSDLRSQTRLLGLTPLVESGRLLPSAAEHHELLDLVESGDGEGAEQLMRRHIGHVRGLWAR; encoded by the coding sequence ATGACTGCCGATTCGATCGGGCCGCTGCCGAGCGTACGGCGGCTGGCGCACCGCGAGAACCTGCGCGACAGCGTGGCCAACGCGCTCCGGGCCGCGGTGATCTCCGGCGAGCTGAAGCCGGGGGAGGTGTACTCGGCGCCGACGCTCGGCGCGCGGTTCGGCGTCTCCGCGACGCCGGTCCGGGAGGCGATGCTGGACCTGGTCCGCGAGGGCCTGGTGATCTCGCTGCGGAACAAGGGCTTCCGGGTCACCGAGGTGTCCGACGCGGACCTGGACAACCTTGCGGCGCTCCGTCAGCTGATCGAGCCGCCGACCGTGCGGGACGTCGTTGCGGCGATCCCGGCGGCCGACTACCCGCGGCTGCGCGAGCTGGCCGAGGACATCGTAGTGGCGGCCGAGGCGGGTGACCTGGTCGCGTACATCGAGGCCGACCGGGTGTTCCACGTCACGCTGCTCGCGTACTCCGGGAACCAGAAGCTCGTCGACGTGGTGTCGGACCTGCGATCACAGACCCGCCTGCTCGGCCTCACCCCGCTGGTCGAGAGCGGCCGCCTGCTTCCGTCGGCCGCCGAGCACCACGAGCTCCTGGACCTGGTCGAGTCCGGCGACGGCGAAGGCGCCGAGCAACTGATGCGCCGCCACATCGGCCACGTCCGAGGCCTCTGGGCCCGCTGA
- a CDS encoding O-methyltransferase, with translation MGHQVPVTEELHDYMLAHGMPLDEIATELRAETEQLGRPAGMLTTADQAGLLTTLTRLIGARRAVEIGTFTGFSALAISRGLPADGELICLDVSDEWTSIGRKYWERAGVAGRIDLRIGDAHDSVAKLDGEFDLAFVDADKDWYIQYFEAVLPLIRPNGLLLFDNTLAGGRVVDADGPADRKEFNAHIAADDRVDVIMLGIGDGLTLVRKK, from the coding sequence ATGGGCCATCAGGTGCCGGTGACCGAGGAACTGCACGACTACATGCTCGCCCACGGGATGCCGCTGGACGAGATCGCGACCGAACTGCGCGCCGAGACCGAGCAGCTCGGCCGCCCCGCGGGCATGCTGACCACCGCGGACCAGGCCGGCCTGCTGACCACCCTGACCCGGTTGATCGGGGCCCGCCGGGCGGTCGAGATCGGGACCTTCACCGGGTTCTCGGCGCTGGCGATCTCCCGCGGGCTGCCGGCCGACGGCGAGCTGATCTGCCTGGACGTGTCCGACGAGTGGACCTCGATCGGGCGGAAGTACTGGGAGCGTGCCGGGGTGGCCGGCCGGATCGACCTGCGGATCGGCGACGCGCACGACTCGGTGGCGAAGCTCGACGGCGAGTTCGACCTCGCGTTCGTGGACGCCGACAAGGACTGGTACATCCAGTACTTCGAGGCCGTGCTGCCGCTGATCCGGCCGAACGGGCTGCTGCTGTTCGACAACACGCTGGCCGGCGGGCGGGTGGTGGACGCGGACGGACCGGCGGACCGCAAGGAGTTCAACGCGCACATCGCCGCGGACGACCGGGTCGACGTCATCATGCTCGGCATCGGCGACGGGCTGACGCTGGTCCGCAAGAAGTGA
- a CDS encoding pyrophosphatase — protein MDLKQLQDRLEKISVGYGEHLGFERDPDWFLLKLQEEVGELTQAYLQHTGRARTKGSTADQIRDTFHREFADVLCQLLLFAKQHDVDLPAEIDRKWLVYEA, from the coding sequence GTGGATCTCAAGCAACTGCAGGACCGGCTGGAGAAGATCTCGGTCGGCTACGGCGAGCACCTCGGCTTCGAGCGCGACCCAGACTGGTTCCTGCTCAAACTCCAGGAGGAGGTCGGCGAGCTCACCCAGGCCTACCTCCAGCACACCGGCCGGGCCCGCACGAAGGGCTCGACCGCGGACCAGATCCGCGACACGTTCCACCGGGAGTTCGCCGACGTACTGTGCCAGCTGCTGCTGTTCGCGAAACAGCACGACGTCGATCTCCCAGCCGAGATCGACCGCAAGTGGCTGGTCTACGAAGCCTGA